One window of Papaver somniferum cultivar HN1 chromosome 9, ASM357369v1, whole genome shotgun sequence genomic DNA carries:
- the LOC113308246 gene encoding mediator of RNA polymerase II transcription subunit 19a-like isoform X2, producing MDPESKKFGKGPRELTGAVDLITHFNLSTHHDFFCKRPLPLSIADTHYLHHVADNQIRKGEGMELSQLMENGSNVRDRPVKIRPFEMETLIEAFRFSESGPIDLPSAEKGTPTIAGKSKSESKDKDKKHKKHKDKDKEKSKEHKKHKHRHKDRSKDKDSEKKKDRSGHHDSNAEHSKKHHDKKRKHEGSEDFTEIQKHKKT from the exons ATGGACCCCGAAAGCAAGAAGTTTGGGAAAG GACCCAGGGAACTTACTGGTGCTGTGGATCTTATTACCCACTTCAATTTGTCGACACACCATGACTTCTTCTGCAAGAGACCACTTCCTTTATCAATCGCGGATACGCACTATCTTCACCATGTGGCGGACAACCAAATAAGGAAAGGAGAAGGAATGGAATTGTCTCAGCTCATGGAGAATGGATCAAATGTGAGAGATAGACCTGTAAAGATACGGCCTTTTGAAATGGAAACCCTCATTGAGGCGTTTCGCTTCAGCGAATCAGGCCCCATTGATCTACCTTCT GCAGAGAAGGGAACCCCTACTATTGCAGGGAAGTCCAAAAGTGAGTCCAAGGATAAGGACAAGAAGCACAAGAAGCACAAGGATAAAGATAAGGAGAAGAGTAAGGAGCATAAAAAGCACAAACATCGTCACAAGGACCGGAGTAAAGATAAAGATTCAGAGAAGAAAAAGGACAGAAGTGGGCACCACGATTCTAATGCCGAACACTCGAAGAAGCACCATGACAAG aaGAGAAAGCATGAAGGGAGTGAAGATTTCACTGAAATACAAAAACACAAGAAAA CATAG
- the LOC113308246 gene encoding mediator of RNA polymerase II transcription subunit 19a-like isoform X1, protein MDPESKKFGKGPRELTGAVDLITHFNLSTHHDFFCKRPLPLSIADTHYLHHVADNQIRKGEGMELSQLMENGSNVRDRPVKIRPFEMETLIEAFRFSESGPIDLPSAEKGTPTIAGKSKSESKDKDKKHKKHKDKDKEKSKEHKKHKHRHKDRSKDKDSEKKKDRSGHHDSNAEHSKKHHDKKRKHEGSEDFTEIQKHKKSKHRSSKIDEVGAIKVAV, encoded by the exons ATGGACCCCGAAAGCAAGAAGTTTGGGAAAG GACCCAGGGAACTTACTGGTGCTGTGGATCTTATTACCCACTTCAATTTGTCGACACACCATGACTTCTTCTGCAAGAGACCACTTCCTTTATCAATCGCGGATACGCACTATCTTCACCATGTGGCGGACAACCAAATAAGGAAAGGAGAAGGAATGGAATTGTCTCAGCTCATGGAGAATGGATCAAATGTGAGAGATAGACCTGTAAAGATACGGCCTTTTGAAATGGAAACCCTCATTGAGGCGTTTCGCTTCAGCGAATCAGGCCCCATTGATCTACCTTCT GCAGAGAAGGGAACCCCTACTATTGCAGGGAAGTCCAAAAGTGAGTCCAAGGATAAGGACAAGAAGCACAAGAAGCACAAGGATAAAGATAAGGAGAAGAGTAAGGAGCATAAAAAGCACAAACATCGTCACAAGGACCGGAGTAAAGATAAAGATTCAGAGAAGAAAAAGGACAGAAGTGGGCACCACGATTCTAATGCCGAACACTCGAAGAAGCACCATGACAAG aaGAGAAAGCATGAAGGGAGTGAAGATTTCACTGAAATACAAAAACACAAGAAAAGTAag CATAGGAGCTCAAAGATTGATGAGGTGGGTGCAATAAAAGTTGCAGTATAA